Proteins encoded in a region of the Streptomyces sp. NBC_01381 genome:
- a CDS encoding transposase, translated as MGARCRHLGGLSGARWVPAGPLLTGWRGGRVGRGLGIGHPPRRGLRGLLDAVLWVVRTGIAWRCFPHTGPHWNGVWHCFGRGEKGGILERLDALMRRRVREGGSRLAEPAAVVIDAQSIMACAGVPAVERGADARR; from the coding sequence ATGGGCGCACGCTGTCGCCATCTTGGCGGCCTGTCCGGCGCCCGCTGGGTGCCGGCCGGGCCGCTCCTGACGGGCTGGCGGGGGGGCAGGGTCGGCCGTGGCCTCGGCATCGGCCATCCGCCCCGCCGCGGTCTGCGCGGCCTCCTGGATGCGGTGCTCTGGGTGGTTCGCACCGGGATTGCTTGGCGCTGCTTTCCGCACACTGGCCCGCACTGGAACGGGGTGTGGCACTGCTTCGGCCGCGGGGAGAAGGGCGGCATCTTGGAGCGGCTCGACGCCCTGATGCGGCGCCGGGTGCGCGAGGGCGGGAGCCGCCTGGCGGAGCCGGCCGCGGTGGTGATCGACGCGCAGAGCATCATGGCTTGCGCCGGCGTCCCCGCCGTCGAACGGGGCGCCGACGCCAGGCGGTGA
- a CDS encoding DHA2 family efflux MFS transporter permease subunit, whose product MSERSLGQAHATPPASPQAGAAAGAGSRKGLALAAIAVAQLMVVLDVSIVNVALPSIQSALDFSATNLEWVVNAYALAFGGLLLLGGRIADMYGQRRTFLFGVALLTVASLLGGVATNQGWLIAARAVQGIAGALVAPAALALIASTFSEGGERNKAMGIYAAMGGAGGALGNVLGGVFTDALSWRWVLFVNVPIGILLFLAAVKAFPAERVTTEGRRLDLPGAVTSTVGMSLVVYGLIHAATEDWGSAGTLTPLVVGAALLVLFIFIEVRSNSPLMPLSIFRNRNRSGAYAIMLALGAGMIVLFYFLTLFMQIVLGFSPLKTGFSFLPFAVGAAVFATISSQVVGRVGPRILLGAGTLLAAVAFFWFSRLSEDGSYSADLLGPLVLSGCSVGLCFVPLTLAAVAGVRKAQAGVSSALLNAGQQVGAALGLAALGTIAVTATKDRLTELMGPAAAKAAEGYGPADAAHMPPQVRKAVFDSLAHGYGTAFLVTGFVLLGAFVLAVLVIRVSSKDAENAEMGVVI is encoded by the coding sequence GTGTCCGAACGATCCCTGGGGCAGGCTCACGCGACCCCGCCCGCTTCCCCACAGGCCGGCGCGGCGGCAGGCGCCGGTTCCCGCAAGGGTCTTGCGCTGGCCGCCATCGCGGTCGCCCAGCTGATGGTCGTCCTCGACGTCTCGATCGTGAACGTGGCACTGCCGTCCATCCAGAGCGCCCTCGACTTCTCCGCGACCAACCTGGAGTGGGTGGTCAACGCCTACGCGCTCGCCTTCGGCGGACTGCTGCTGCTCGGCGGACGGATCGCTGACATGTACGGCCAGCGCCGTACGTTCCTCTTCGGCGTCGCCCTGCTGACGGTGGCCTCGCTGCTGGGCGGCGTGGCGACCAACCAGGGCTGGCTGATCGCCGCCAGGGCCGTGCAGGGCATCGCCGGAGCGCTGGTCGCCCCCGCCGCGCTCGCGCTGATCGCCAGCACGTTCTCCGAGGGCGGCGAGCGCAACAAGGCCATGGGCATCTACGCGGCCATGGGCGGCGCGGGCGGCGCGCTGGGCAACGTACTGGGCGGCGTCTTCACCGACGCGCTCAGCTGGCGCTGGGTGCTGTTCGTCAACGTGCCCATCGGCATCCTGCTGTTCCTGGCCGCCGTCAAGGCGTTCCCCGCCGAGCGCGTCACCACCGAAGGGCGGCGCCTGGACCTGCCGGGCGCCGTCACCTCCACCGTCGGCATGTCGCTCGTGGTGTACGGGCTGATCCACGCGGCCACCGAGGACTGGGGCAGCGCCGGTACGCTCACCCCGCTCGTCGTCGGCGCCGCCCTGCTCGTCCTCTTCATCTTCATCGAGGTCCGCAGCAACTCCCCGCTCATGCCGCTGAGCATCTTCCGCAACCGCAACCGCTCCGGGGCGTACGCGATCATGCTGGCGCTCGGCGCCGGCATGATCGTCCTCTTCTACTTCCTCACCCTCTTCATGCAGATCGTGCTCGGCTTCAGCCCGCTCAAGACCGGCTTCTCCTTCCTGCCGTTCGCCGTGGGTGCGGCCGTCTTCGCGACGATCAGCAGCCAGGTGGTGGGGCGCGTCGGCCCGCGCATCCTGCTCGGCGCCGGGACACTCCTGGCGGCCGTCGCCTTCTTCTGGTTCTCCCGGCTCAGCGAGGACGGCAGCTACAGCGCCGACCTGCTCGGCCCGCTGGTCCTCTCCGGCTGCAGCGTGGGCCTGTGCTTCGTGCCGCTGACCCTCGCGGCGGTGGCAGGGGTGCGCAAGGCCCAGGCCGGTGTCTCCTCCGCCCTGCTCAACGCCGGACAGCAGGTCGGCGCCGCGCTGGGGCTCGCCGCACTGGGAACGATCGCGGTCACCGCCACCAAGGACCGGCTCACGGAGCTGATGGGCCCGGCCGCCGCCAAGGCGGCCGAGGGCTACGGGCCCGCGGACGCGGCGCACATGCCGCCGCAGGTCCGCAAGGCGGTCTTCGACTCGCTCGCGCACGGATACGGCACGGCGTTCCTGGTGACGGGCTTCGTCCTGCTCGGTGCGTTCGTCCTGGCCGTCCTGGTGATCCGGGTCTCCTCCAAGGACGCGGAGAACGCCGAGATGGGCGTCGTGATCTGA
- a CDS encoding S9 family peptidase — MPVTRTPHRHRRVTTAAVAATILAGAGVVSTGAASGTSAAPSPNAATQRGTLLSAESLYTLTSAKDSAAELTACGYDPGAARHGVDAYRLLYRTIDTKGQPTTASGLFTVPRGVQGHLRTVSFAHGTGVHRIDAPSMQRKVFLTGPSITYASAGFATVAPDYLAMGTGPAKHPWMDVPSQATASLDLLRAARQFAPTTGRALNRDVLATGFSQGASAALGLARALQAGEDRHFRPGALAPISGAYDFGGAQIPALLAGDSELEPRWRVVYAAYTLVAFDRVHDVYDNPGKVFRDPAVEELFDGMHTGPQMINALPRTPDELLTPYGRDLLTRPKSGLTAGLRTTDSVCKHWKPTAPIRLYRAQGDEQATVQNTANCAAAFQEREIGVPVIDLGTADHQKSQHLGSNVKATAKVVRWFSTLPTRSNP, encoded by the coding sequence GTGCCTGTCACTCGAACCCCGCACCGCCACCGCCGAGTCACCACAGCCGCCGTCGCCGCCACGATCCTCGCCGGCGCGGGCGTCGTCAGCACCGGCGCTGCATCAGGGACGTCCGCCGCGCCCTCCCCCAACGCCGCCACCCAGCGCGGCACCCTGCTCTCCGCCGAGTCGCTCTACACCCTCACCTCGGCCAAGGACTCCGCAGCCGAGCTCACCGCCTGCGGGTACGACCCCGGCGCCGCCCGCCACGGCGTGGACGCCTACCGACTCCTCTACCGCACCATCGACACGAAGGGCCAACCCACCACCGCCAGCGGGCTGTTCACCGTCCCGCGCGGGGTCCAAGGACATCTGCGGACCGTCTCGTTCGCCCACGGCACCGGCGTCCACCGCATCGACGCGCCCTCGATGCAGCGGAAGGTGTTCCTGACCGGCCCCTCCATCACCTACGCCTCCGCAGGCTTCGCCACCGTCGCACCCGACTACCTCGCCATGGGCACAGGCCCGGCCAAGCACCCCTGGATGGACGTGCCGTCCCAAGCCACAGCCTCCCTCGACCTGCTCCGCGCCGCCCGCCAGTTCGCCCCGACCACCGGACGCGCCCTTAACCGTGACGTCCTGGCCACCGGCTTCTCCCAAGGCGCATCGGCTGCGCTCGGGCTCGCCAGGGCCCTCCAGGCGGGCGAGGACCGGCACTTCAGGCCCGGCGCCCTCGCCCCCATCAGCGGGGCCTACGACTTCGGGGGTGCCCAGATCCCGGCGCTGCTCGCGGGCGACAGCGAGCTGGAGCCGAGATGGCGCGTGGTGTACGCCGCATACACCCTGGTCGCCTTCGACCGCGTCCACGATGTGTACGACAACCCGGGCAAGGTGTTCCGCGACCCTGCCGTGGAGGAACTGTTCGACGGCATGCACACCGGCCCGCAGATGATCAACGCGCTGCCCCGCACGCCGGACGAACTACTGACGCCATACGGGCGCGATCTGCTGACCCGGCCCAAGAGCGGCCTCACGGCCGGGCTGCGGACCACCGACAGCGTATGCAAACACTGGAAGCCCACGGCACCCATTCGGCTCTACAGGGCACAAGGCGACGAACAGGCGACCGTCCAGAACACCGCCAACTGCGCCGCAGCCTTCCAGGAAAGAGAAATCGGAGTGCCGGTCATCGACCTCGGCACCGCCGACCACCAGAAGTCACAACACCTCGGCTCAAACGTGAAGGCAACAGCAAAGGTCGTGCGCTGGTTCAGCACACTCCCCACGCGCAGCAACCCATGA
- a CDS encoding hemerythrin domain-containing protein, whose product MNAPAQTGGAPAVDLTMMYAIHHAFRRDLRLLAAAQYDDVAAFRRGWQLFKNYLTIHHLAEDHSLWPVLRTKLDGQDEQLRMLQAMELEHAQLDKAVEKIDAALGQEGGEKALPELMDDVIACLTDHLDHEEAQALPLIESELTAAEWGAFVARQRSQVGIKGAATFFPWLLDGVPDAERRTVLDKVPPPLRLVYRAVWRPKYERNSPWKGRAA is encoded by the coding sequence GTGAACGCCCCAGCGCAGACCGGCGGCGCACCCGCCGTCGACCTGACGATGATGTACGCGATCCACCACGCCTTCCGGCGGGATCTGCGGCTGCTTGCGGCGGCCCAGTACGACGACGTCGCCGCCTTCCGCCGGGGATGGCAGCTCTTCAAGAACTACCTGACGATCCACCACCTCGCCGAGGACCACTCGCTGTGGCCCGTCCTGCGCACCAAACTGGACGGCCAGGACGAGCAGTTGAGGATGCTCCAGGCCATGGAGCTGGAACACGCCCAGCTGGACAAGGCCGTGGAGAAGATCGACGCGGCGCTCGGGCAGGAGGGCGGCGAGAAGGCCCTGCCGGAACTCATGGACGACGTCATCGCCTGTCTGACCGACCACCTCGACCACGAGGAGGCCCAGGCCCTGCCGCTCATCGAGAGCGAGCTCACGGCGGCCGAGTGGGGCGCCTTCGTGGCGCGGCAGCGCAGCCAGGTCGGCATCAAGGGCGCCGCGACGTTCTTCCCCTGGCTGCTCGACGGGGTGCCGGACGCCGAACGGCGCACCGTGCTCGACAAGGTCCCGCCGCCGCTGCGCCTGGTGTACCGCGCGGTGTGGCGCCCCAAGTACGAGCGCAACTCACCCTGGAAGGGCAGGGCCGCCTGA
- a CDS encoding MBL fold metallo-hydrolase, whose translation MTQPSATPRPGAPPAPAPPRLQELAPGVHAYIQPDGGWCLNNAGVLIGDDAVAVVDTAATERRARALRAAIAARTPLEVRTIVTTHHHGDHHFGNSVLAPHATVVSHEVTRTEMARRGLAMREVWPDTQWGDISLALPTLTFRERTTLHVGDLTAELMHVGPAHTTSDIVAWLPRQRILFAGDVLLPGCTPFVLMGSLSGTLKAIERLRALDPAVIVGGHGPVAGPEVLDATRDYLLWVRDRARAGLAAGLSPLQTAREADLGPYAGLRDPERLVANLHRAYAEESSPARDTEIRSAPVFGEMAQYNGGRPVACHA comes from the coding sequence ATGACCCAGCCATCGGCCACGCCCCGCCCCGGCGCCCCGCCCGCGCCGGCCCCGCCCCGTCTTCAGGAGCTCGCACCGGGCGTCCACGCCTACATCCAGCCGGACGGGGGCTGGTGCCTGAACAACGCCGGCGTGCTGATCGGCGACGACGCGGTGGCCGTGGTGGACACCGCCGCCACCGAGCGGCGGGCCCGCGCCCTGCGCGCGGCCATCGCCGCCCGCACCCCCCTGGAGGTGCGCACGATCGTCACCACCCACCACCACGGGGACCACCACTTCGGGAACTCGGTGCTCGCCCCGCACGCCACCGTGGTGTCCCACGAGGTCACCCGGACCGAGATGGCCCGGCGCGGCCTGGCGATGCGCGAGGTCTGGCCGGACACGCAGTGGGGCGACATCAGCCTCGCCCTGCCGACCCTCACCTTCCGCGAACGCACCACGCTCCATGTCGGCGACCTGACCGCCGAGTTGATGCACGTCGGCCCCGCGCACACCACCAGCGACATCGTGGCCTGGCTCCCCCGGCAGCGCATCCTGTTCGCCGGGGACGTCCTGCTGCCCGGCTGCACGCCCTTCGTCCTGATGGGCTCGCTGAGCGGCACCCTTAAGGCCATCGAGCGGCTGCGCGCCCTTGACCCGGCCGTCATCGTCGGCGGCCACGGTCCGGTCGCGGGCCCCGAGGTCCTCGACGCCACCCGGGACTACCTGCTGTGGGTACGCGACAGAGCCCGGGCCGGCCTGGCCGCCGGACTCTCCCCCCTGCAGACCGCGCGCGAGGCGGACCTGGGCCCCTACGCCGGGCTCCGCGACCCCGAGCGCCTGGTGGCCAACCTGCACCGCGCCTACGCCGAGGAGTCCTCGCCGGCGCGGGACACCGAGATCCGCTCGGCGCCGGTCTTCGGGGAGATGGCGCAGTACAACGGCGGCCGTCCGGTGGCATGCCACGCCTGA
- a CDS encoding SDR family NAD(P)-dependent oxidoreductase — MTAEPQSGESRVALVTGATRGIGRAVAETLGRAGVRVFITSRSAEDVAAVVKELTECGISVDGVEADVRSGQDVARCVAAAVDRFGPIDILVNNAGRSGGGVTAQITDELWNDVVETNLTSVFRVTREVLNAGGMGSRSVGRIINIASTGGKQGVVLGAPYSASKHAVVGFTKSLGLELAKTGITVNAVCPGYVETPMARSVRQGYAGHWEIAEEEVLKRFEAKIPLGRYTAPEEVAALVGYLASPAAAPITAQAMNVCGGLGNY; from the coding sequence ATGACGGCGGAGCCGCAGAGCGGGGAGTCTCGGGTCGCGTTGGTCACGGGGGCCACGCGGGGCATCGGCCGTGCGGTGGCCGAGACGCTGGGCAGGGCCGGTGTCAGGGTCTTCATCACGTCGCGCAGTGCCGAGGATGTGGCGGCGGTGGTGAAGGAGCTGACGGAGTGCGGCATCAGCGTCGACGGCGTCGAGGCCGACGTGCGCTCGGGCCAGGACGTCGCCCGTTGCGTGGCGGCGGCCGTCGATCGCTTCGGGCCCATCGACATCCTGGTCAACAACGCGGGACGCAGTGGCGGCGGGGTGACCGCGCAGATCACGGACGAGTTGTGGAACGACGTCGTCGAGACCAATCTGACCAGTGTCTTCCGCGTCACCCGTGAGGTGCTCAACGCGGGCGGGATGGGGTCCAGGTCTGTTGGGCGGATCATCAACATCGCCTCCACGGGCGGCAAGCAGGGAGTGGTGCTCGGAGCGCCGTACAGCGCCTCCAAGCATGCGGTGGTCGGCTTCACCAAGTCGCTCGGGCTGGAACTGGCCAAGACCGGGATCACCGTCAACGCGGTGTGCCCCGGCTATGTGGAGACCCCCATGGCCCGGTCGGTCCGGCAGGGATATGCGGGCCACTGGGAGATCGCCGAGGAAGAGGTGCTCAAGCGGTTCGAGGCCAAGATCCCGCTGGGCCGCTACACCGCCCCGGAGGAAGTGGCCGCGCTGGTGGGCTACCTGGCCTCTCCCGCCGCCGCTCCGATCACCGCCCAGGCCATGAACGTCTGCGGCGGCCTGGGCAACTACTGA
- a CDS encoding aromatase/cyclase, with translation MAVTHHARHTITIDAPAQAVYAIIADAADWPRVFPPSVHVEQTPLGEGEEILQVWATANDEVKSWQSRRRLDPQALTIGFRQERSTAPATSMGGQWQIRPLSKARCEVVLLHDFTALDDAPENVEWINRALDHNSEAELGRMKSTAESAGQLGELLCTFEDRVRIEAPSAEVHAFLWRGEQWQERLPHVARVKLTEPQEDIQVLEMDTIARDGSRHTTESVRVSLGSSRIVYKQLRVPPLLTAHVGAWLLEESEGVTTAVARHTVVINPSSVTLLGPETTVAGARAFIRDALGTNSLATLRHAKEFTERSPAR, from the coding sequence ATGGCAGTGACGCATCACGCTCGGCACACGATCACCATCGACGCCCCGGCGCAGGCGGTGTATGCAATCATCGCGGACGCCGCCGACTGGCCGCGCGTCTTTCCCCCCTCGGTGCACGTGGAGCAGACGCCGCTCGGTGAGGGTGAGGAGATCCTGCAGGTCTGGGCCACGGCCAACGACGAGGTCAAGTCCTGGCAGTCGCGGCGCCGGCTCGACCCGCAGGCGCTCACGATCGGTTTCCGGCAGGAGAGGAGCACGGCTCCGGCGACGTCGATGGGGGGCCAGTGGCAGATCCGCCCGCTGTCCAAGGCCCGGTGCGAGGTCGTGCTCCTGCACGACTTCACGGCCCTGGACGACGCCCCCGAGAACGTCGAGTGGATCAACCGTGCGCTGGACCACAACAGCGAGGCCGAGCTGGGCCGGATGAAGTCCACCGCGGAGTCGGCCGGGCAGCTGGGGGAACTGCTGTGCACCTTCGAGGACCGGGTGCGCATCGAGGCGCCGAGCGCCGAGGTGCACGCGTTTTTGTGGCGGGGCGAGCAGTGGCAGGAGCGGCTTCCGCATGTGGCCCGGGTGAAGCTGACGGAGCCGCAGGAGGACATCCAGGTCCTGGAGATGGACACCATCGCCAGGGACGGCTCGCGGCACACCACCGAGTCGGTGCGGGTGAGTCTTGGCTCCTCCCGGATCGTCTACAAGCAGCTGCGTGTGCCGCCGTTGCTCACCGCGCATGTGGGGGCCTGGCTCCTTGAGGAGTCGGAGGGGGTGACGACGGCCGTGGCGCGCCACACCGTCGTCATCAACCCGTCCTCGGTGACCCTGCTGGGTCCGGAGACCACCGTGGCCGGCGCGCGGGCCTTCATCCGGGACGCGCTGGGCACCAACAGTCTGGCGACGCTGCGCCACGCCAAGGAGTTCACCGAGCGCAGTCCCGCCCGCTGA
- a CDS encoding zinc-binding dehydrogenase, whose amino-acid sequence MQALTTPADGGTGVRPVAVPEPEPRPDQAVVEVRAVSVNRGDLSLLGMLPPGSRLGFDVAGTVVRAAADGSGPPPGTRVAGVAERDGWSERVALSTTRLAPLPDGVEWTDAAALPVAGLTALYSLRHAGSLLGRRVLVTGASGGVGRLAVQLARAAGAEVAAWAGSPERTKGLSELGAASVSTYDAGPGATQPVHVLVDSVGGDVFRSAFQLVEPRGVVVCYGNTTRTDLSLPFDWGHARPGVRIRYLHLFDEMPRRPVGNDLAVLLRLVAQGALDPHVTLVGDWRDAEPVLRSVGDRQVNGKAVLVL is encoded by the coding sequence GTGCAAGCACTCACCACTCCCGCGGACGGCGGTACCGGGGTGCGGCCGGTAGCGGTCCCCGAGCCCGAACCCCGCCCCGACCAGGCCGTCGTGGAGGTCAGGGCGGTCTCCGTGAACCGCGGCGACCTGTCCCTGCTGGGCATGCTGCCGCCGGGCTCACGGCTCGGCTTCGACGTGGCCGGCACCGTGGTCCGGGCGGCGGCCGACGGCAGCGGGCCGCCGCCCGGCACCCGGGTGGCCGGCGTGGCCGAGCGGGACGGCTGGAGCGAGCGCGTCGCCCTGTCGACCACCCGGCTCGCCCCGCTGCCGGACGGCGTCGAGTGGACCGACGCGGCGGCCCTGCCCGTGGCCGGCCTCACCGCGCTGTACTCCCTGCGGCACGCCGGATCGCTCCTGGGCCGCCGGGTCCTGGTCACCGGCGCCAGCGGTGGCGTCGGCAGGCTCGCCGTCCAGCTGGCCCGCGCCGCAGGGGCCGAAGTGGCCGCCTGGGCCGGTTCTCCGGAGCGGACCAAGGGCCTGAGCGAACTGGGCGCCGCCAGCGTGTCCACGTACGACGCGGGACCCGGGGCGACGCAGCCGGTGCACGTCCTGGTGGACAGCGTCGGCGGCGACGTGTTCCGCAGCGCCTTCCAGCTCGTCGAGCCGCGCGGCGTCGTCGTCTGTTACGGCAACACCACACGCACCGACCTGTCCCTGCCCTTCGACTGGGGGCACGCCCGCCCCGGCGTCCGGATCCGCTATCTCCACCTGTTCGACGAGATGCCCCGCAGGCCCGTCGGGAACGACCTCGCCGTCCTGCTGCGGCTCGTCGCCCAGGGCGCGCTGGACCCGCACGTCACCCTCGTCGGCGACTGGAGGGACGCGGAGCCCGTCCTGCGCAGCGTCGGCGACCGGCAGGTCAACGGCAAGGCCGTGCTGGTGCTCTGA
- a CDS encoding SDR family NAD(P)-dependent oxidoreductase → MQLQGRTAVVTGGTRGLGRAVAQALADEGALVVAAARDVQPDAPDRGGRIVHVKADVTVPSSVADLMRTTHERYGGPHIVVANAGVSRPGPVSALADEHWDAVIATNLTGVFHTVREAVPYLRDAEAGRIITMSSLLGRRAMPGAAAYCASKAAVERLTEVCALELAPQGITVNCLSPGFIDEGQGRDLMANETIWPRLQGTLATGRAGTGAEVARAAVFLASLESSYVNGAVLPVDGGVRW, encoded by the coding sequence ATGCAGCTGCAGGGCAGGACCGCCGTGGTCACCGGCGGAACGCGCGGTCTGGGCAGGGCCGTCGCGCAGGCGCTGGCCGACGAGGGCGCCCTGGTGGTCGCCGCGGCCAGGGACGTGCAGCCGGATGCCCCGGACCGGGGCGGCCGGATCGTCCACGTCAAGGCCGATGTCACGGTGCCCTCATCGGTCGCCGATCTGATGCGTACGACCCACGAACGGTACGGCGGCCCGCACATCGTGGTCGCCAACGCCGGAGTGAGCAGGCCGGGCCCGGTCTCGGCGCTGGCCGACGAGCACTGGGACGCCGTGATCGCCACCAACCTGACGGGCGTTTTCCACACGGTCAGGGAGGCGGTGCCCTACCTCCGGGACGCCGAGGCGGGCCGCATCATCACCATGTCCTCGCTGCTGGGACGGCGCGCCATGCCCGGCGCCGCCGCGTACTGCGCCTCCAAGGCGGCCGTCGAGCGCTTGACGGAGGTCTGCGCACTGGAGCTGGCGCCGCAGGGCATCACGGTGAACTGCCTCTCCCCCGGTTTCATCGACGAGGGCCAGGGCCGGGACCTGATGGCCAACGAGACGATCTGGCCGCGGCTGCAGGGCACCCTGGCCACGGGCCGGGCCGGCACGGGAGCCGAAGTGGCCCGGGCCGCCGTGTTCCTGGCCTCCCTGGAGAGCAGTTACGTGAACGGCGCCGTGCTGCCGGTCGACGGCGGCGTGCGCTGGTGA